The following proteins come from a genomic window of Kwoniella bestiolae CBS 10118 chromosome 3, complete sequence:
- a CDS encoding RING-box protein 1a — protein sequence MDVDSPAPSAASGKVVKASDDKKPRFEVKKWNAVALWAWDIVVDNCAICRNHIMDLCIECQANQGADNEGCTVAWGICNHAFHFHCISRWLKTRHVCPLDNRQWELQKYGR from the exons ATGGACGTTGATTCACCTGCACCATCAGCCGCTTCTGGTAAAGTGGTCAAAGCTTCCGATGACAAGAAGCCTAGAttcgaggtgaagaag TGGAATGCTGTAGCTCTCTGGGCATGGG ACATCGTCGTTGATAATTGCGCTATTTGCAGAAATCATATCATGGACCTTT GTATCGAATGTCAAGCGAACCAAGGAGCTGATAacgaag GGTGTACCGTTGCCTGGGGTATTTGCAAC CACGcattccacttccactgTATCTCTCGATGGCTCAAGACTCgacatg TCTGTCCCCTTGACAA TCGACAATGGGAACTCCAAAAATACGGTCGATAA